A section of the Gloeobacter violaceus PCC 7421 genome encodes:
- a CDS encoding DNA-3-methyladenine glycosylase family protein, which translates to MQTSDTLLLAEAVGHLKRSDPILAAIIERVGDCSYQTSAAGTHFDAVVRAIVYQQLSGKAAATIHKRLCDLFDGRPPLPAELLAVEAAALRGVGLSRQKLNYLKSLAAQVESGALAIETLHILEDQAILAELMRLKGIGRWTAQMFLMFRLGRPNVLPEGDLGIQKAIQLAYSLKALPSPKQMAAVSEPWHPYCTIACWYLWRSLE; encoded by the coding sequence ATGCAGACCAGCGACACTCTCCTCCTTGCTGAAGCCGTCGGTCACCTCAAGCGGTCGGACCCGATACTGGCCGCGATTATCGAGCGGGTGGGCGACTGCAGCTACCAAACTTCGGCGGCAGGCACTCACTTCGACGCGGTGGTGCGCGCCATCGTCTACCAGCAACTGTCCGGCAAAGCCGCCGCCACCATCCACAAACGCCTGTGCGACTTGTTCGACGGCCGGCCGCCCCTGCCCGCCGAATTGCTGGCGGTCGAAGCGGCGGCCCTGCGCGGCGTCGGCCTCTCGCGCCAGAAACTTAACTATCTAAAATCCCTGGCAGCCCAGGTGGAGTCGGGCGCTCTCGCCATCGAGACGCTCCACATCCTCGAAGACCAGGCGATCCTCGCCGAACTGATGCGCCTCAAAGGAATCGGCCGCTGGACCGCCCAGATGTTTTTGATGTTTCGCCTTGGAAGGCCCAACGTACTCCCCGAAGGCGACCTGGGCATCCAAAAAGCCATCCAGCTTGCCTACAGCCTGAAAGCGCTCCCTTCACCCAAACAGATGGCGGCCGTGTCCGAGCCGTGGCATCCCTACTGCACGATCGCCTGCTGGTACCTCTGGCGCAGTCTCGAATAG
- a CDS encoding ABC transporter permease codes for MKRILSQCAKELTQFRRDRLTVALAVLLPMATLLIFGYAIRLEANNIPLAVQDLDRSPTSRAFVERFYATNQFAPVDWDGRGNPEALLDAGVARVVVIIPPDFSRRLDAGKIAPVQALIDGTDGNNARVIRNSVRSVTNFYLGTRSDTAPAITLRSRLWFNPGREEALYIVPGVFAVVLAIWPPLLMAIAMVREKEQGTIIQVYASSLSAAEFLLGKGLAYFLVGVAQAVAVFALGAVLFGLRLAGDPTPLVVGTVLMIAASVSFGLFIGTRTASQSAAVQAVATSGFLTALLLSGFIYPLSNIPFPLSLVANIVPARYFIEITRDAFVRGTGWPGVWSAPLLLAVLGGVFFMASFRNLKRMQLPG; via the coding sequence ATGAAACGCATCCTCTCCCAGTGCGCCAAAGAACTCACCCAGTTTCGCCGCGACCGGCTCACCGTCGCCCTCGCGGTATTGTTGCCGATGGCGACATTGTTGATATTTGGCTATGCCATCCGCCTGGAGGCCAACAACATTCCGCTGGCGGTGCAGGATCTCGATCGCTCTCCCACCAGCCGCGCCTTTGTCGAGCGCTTCTATGCCACCAATCAGTTCGCGCCGGTCGACTGGGACGGCCGGGGCAATCCCGAAGCGCTGCTCGATGCCGGGGTGGCCAGGGTGGTCGTGATTATCCCCCCGGATTTCAGCCGCCGCCTGGACGCCGGTAAGATTGCCCCCGTCCAGGCGCTCATCGACGGCACCGACGGCAACAACGCCCGGGTCATCCGCAACAGCGTGCGCTCGGTGACCAACTTTTATTTGGGCACCCGCTCGGACACAGCCCCGGCAATTACCCTGCGCTCGCGGCTGTGGTTCAACCCGGGGCGCGAAGAGGCGCTCTACATCGTGCCGGGGGTGTTCGCGGTGGTGCTCGCCATCTGGCCGCCGCTGTTGATGGCCATCGCCATGGTGCGCGAAAAGGAACAGGGCACGATTATCCAGGTGTACGCCTCCAGCCTGAGCGCGGCCGAATTTTTGTTGGGCAAGGGGCTCGCCTACTTTCTGGTCGGGGTCGCCCAGGCGGTGGCGGTGTTTGCCCTCGGGGCGGTGCTGTTTGGCCTGCGCCTGGCGGGTGACCCGACCCCTCTGGTGGTGGGCACCGTGCTGATGATCGCGGCGAGCGTCTCTTTTGGGCTTTTTATCGGCACGCGCACCGCCAGCCAGAGTGCGGCGGTGCAGGCGGTGGCCACCAGCGGCTTTCTCACCGCCCTGTTGCTTTCGGGGTTTATCTACCCGCTCAGCAACATTCCTTTTCCACTCTCGCTGGTGGCCAACATCGTTCCGGCCCGCTACTTTATCGAGATTACCCGCGACGCCTTTGTGCGGGGCACCGGTTGGCCGGGGGTGTGGTCCGCACCGCTGCTGCTCGCCGTGCTGGGGGGGGTGTTTTTTATGGCGAGCTTCCGCAACCTCAAACGCATGCAACTGCCGGGGTAG
- a CDS encoding DUF2301 domain-containing membrane protein has translation MAQQTALNIYSGRFGTYEITEADRRGVLIYRLALLAVAVSFAAGGAVALAGGSPWVVTVLFAVFAAALGVALATIHIYMLALHRALWLLWAVGVTASTVLTLNTGTPLAQIAYSEPVGLIATGFVFAALTGVCVKESFCFGWWETVLVVPALPLLLLGHLGGILSPAVETGLFGVCAASLLIFAVRKFSVPAPDDIGDKSVHAYVRGEIHG, from the coding sequence ATGGCTCAACAGACTGCTTTGAACATTTACTCCGGCCGCTTCGGCACCTACGAAATCACCGAGGCCGACCGCCGGGGTGTGCTCATCTATCGTCTGGCCCTGCTGGCGGTGGCCGTCAGTTTCGCGGCGGGGGGCGCTGTGGCCCTCGCCGGCGGCTCGCCGTGGGTGGTGACGGTGCTGTTCGCCGTGTTTGCCGCCGCCCTCGGGGTGGCCCTCGCCACGATCCACATTTATATGCTCGCCCTGCACCGCGCACTGTGGCTGTTGTGGGCGGTGGGGGTGACGGCGAGTACCGTCCTCACCCTCAACACCGGAACCCCCCTGGCCCAAATCGCCTACAGCGAACCGGTAGGGCTCATCGCCACGGGCTTTGTCTTCGCGGCCCTCACCGGTGTGTGCGTCAAAGAATCGTTCTGCTTCGGTTGGTGGGAAACGGTGCTGGTGGTGCCCGCTCTGCCGCTGTTGCTGCTCGGGCATCTGGGCGGGATCCTCAGCCCGGCTGTGGAGACGGGCCTGTTCGGCGTCTGCGCCGCGTCGCTGTTGATCTTTGCGGTGCGCAAGTTCTCGGTGCCCGCCCCCGACGATATCGGCGACAAGTCCGTCCACGCCTACGTGCGGGGAGAAATCCATGGATGA
- a CDS encoding ATP-binding cassette domain-containing protein codes for MTSLQPAELLQPAAPDAPAIVVRGLVKRYKQLAAVDGIDFAVRRGEVFGLIGPDGAGKTTTFQILAGVMEPTAGTVSVFGRPPRDARLQIGYITQPFSLYLDLSVDENLRYSAGLKQVDEGLFEERRSRYLKLVDLDRFADRLAGQLSGGMKQKLALCAALIPQPEILLLDEPTTGVDPVSRREFWDVLAALAEEQVTVVVATPYLDEAERCHRVALMYGGRLEPPDTPARLRAGLGLSRLEVHAGDLQRAEQALQTLEDVEDVQTFGDRLDVLVADPERGERAVAGALSGLSPAVSRAEPTLENVFVTRLRQRGSDPPLLDFPHPLSRSVAAEAVAIGADHLSKTFGQFRAVYDVSLEVRPGQIYGLLGANGAGKTTTIKMLCGLLPPSTGSVTLAGESDRLRSNELRSRLGYMSQKFTLYDDLSILQNLEFYSGVYGVPRRLRRERIDWVIDICGLRGQENLVTGQLPGGWKQRVAFGASVMHQPEVLFLDEPTSGVDPLARRQFWRLIEMFARSGTAVLVTTHYLEEAEHCHRLGFMVAGELVIQGTPGEIKARQPGQLYEVVSDDLPRAVRELRALFAEESWRVALFGDRLHVVLDDGDALERLRALGRTREIGYSLEDAFIAMVQRARREAP; via the coding sequence GTGACTTCGCTGCAACCGGCCGAACTGTTGCAACCGGCTGCTCCCGACGCGCCCGCTATCGTCGTCCGGGGTCTGGTGAAGCGCTACAAGCAGCTTGCAGCGGTAGACGGCATCGATTTTGCCGTTCGCCGCGGCGAAGTGTTCGGCCTCATCGGGCCGGACGGCGCCGGGAAGACGACGACTTTTCAGATCCTGGCCGGGGTGATGGAACCCACTGCCGGCACCGTTTCGGTGTTTGGTCGGCCACCGCGCGACGCCCGGTTGCAAATCGGCTACATCACCCAGCCATTTTCGCTCTATCTCGATCTATCCGTCGATGAGAACCTGCGCTACAGCGCCGGGCTCAAGCAGGTGGACGAAGGGCTCTTCGAGGAGCGGCGCTCGCGCTATCTCAAGCTTGTCGATCTCGATCGCTTCGCAGACCGCCTTGCCGGGCAACTGTCCGGCGGGATGAAGCAGAAACTGGCCCTGTGCGCCGCTCTCATTCCCCAGCCGGAGATTTTGCTGCTCGATGAACCCACCACCGGCGTCGACCCGGTCTCGCGTCGGGAATTTTGGGACGTGCTCGCCGCCCTCGCCGAAGAGCAGGTAACCGTGGTGGTCGCTACCCCTTACCTTGATGAGGCCGAGCGCTGCCACCGGGTGGCCCTGATGTACGGGGGACGACTCGAGCCGCCCGATACTCCCGCCCGCCTGCGCGCCGGGCTGGGACTCTCCCGCCTGGAGGTGCACGCCGGCGACCTGCAGCGCGCCGAGCAAGCGCTGCAGACCCTCGAAGATGTCGAGGACGTACAGACTTTTGGCGACAGGCTCGATGTGCTGGTGGCGGACCCCGAGCGGGGCGAGCGGGCGGTGGCGGGTGCACTTTCGGGGCTCTCTCCGGCGGTGAGCCGCGCCGAGCCGACCCTCGAAAACGTCTTTGTGACGCGCCTTAGGCAACGGGGTTCAGACCCGCCGTTGCTGGATTTCCCCCACCCGCTGAGCCGATCGGTTGCGGCGGAGGCGGTCGCCATCGGTGCTGACCACCTGAGCAAGACTTTCGGGCAATTTCGGGCAGTCTACGATGTCAGCCTCGAAGTGCGGCCCGGCCAGATTTATGGGCTGTTGGGCGCCAACGGCGCGGGCAAGACGACGACCATCAAGATGCTGTGCGGGTTGTTGCCCCCCAGCACCGGCTCGGTCACCCTGGCAGGCGAGAGCGACCGACTGCGCTCCAACGAGTTGCGCAGCCGCCTGGGCTATATGAGTCAGAAGTTCACGCTCTACGACGATTTGAGCATTCTGCAAAATCTCGAATTTTACAGCGGCGTCTACGGCGTGCCCCGCCGCTTGCGTCGCGAGCGCATCGACTGGGTGATCGACATTTGCGGCTTGAGGGGCCAGGAGAATCTGGTCACCGGTCAGCTGCCGGGGGGCTGGAAGCAGCGGGTCGCCTTCGGCGCCTCGGTGATGCACCAGCCGGAGGTGCTGTTTTTGGACGAACCGACCTCGGGGGTGGACCCGCTCGCCCGGCGGCAGTTCTGGCGCCTCATCGAGATGTTCGCCCGCTCAGGCACCGCGGTGCTGGTCACCACCCACTATCTCGAGGAGGCCGAGCACTGCCACCGGCTAGGCTTCATGGTGGCAGGGGAACTGGTGATCCAGGGGACGCCGGGGGAGATCAAAGCCCGCCAGCCCGGACAACTCTACGAAGTGGTGAGCGACGACCTGCCCCGGGCGGTACGCGAGTTGCGCGCGCTGTTTGCGGAGGAGTCCTGGCGGGTGGCGCTGTTTGGCGACCGGCTGCACGTGGTGCTCGATGACGGCGACGCCCTGGAGCGGCTGCGGGCGCTGGGGCGCACCCGGGAAATCGGCTACTCGCTGGAGGACGCCTTTATCGCGATGGTCCAGCGCGCCCGCCGGGAGGCGCCATGA
- a CDS encoding ABC transporter permease gives MKFLESLLESRLWALMRKETTQILKNRQLLFLLLFPPTVQLMIFGFALSPDVKHLKLAVADYAGTATSRELVAAFANNGIFDVAAAPSSPQAVAEAVRTGRVTAALVIPPEFRRDLARGQTPEVQLLIDGVDANTAGIANGYAGQIVRQFGYTLSGNVPPAIDPMVAILYNPGLRSSWFFVPGVLGLVLTLTSSLVSSATVVREKDVGTLEQLLMTPAAAWEILLAKLAPLFVLLVGEALLALGIARLVFGVPFLGNFLLFMVFTSLYICVGVGIGMMLATVARSQTQVVLTSFFVNLPLIQLSGAIAPIETMPEFFQVVSLVNPLRHYIAIVRGMLLKGVGFEVLWPNVLVLGAAAFLLLAISANRFRKQLE, from the coding sequence ATGAAATTTCTCGAAAGCCTGCTTGAGAGCCGTTTGTGGGCATTGATGCGCAAAGAGACTACCCAGATTCTCAAAAACCGGCAGCTGCTTTTTTTGCTGCTCTTTCCGCCCACCGTGCAGCTGATGATCTTCGGGTTTGCCCTGAGCCCCGACGTCAAGCACCTGAAGCTCGCCGTCGCCGACTACGCGGGCACCGCCACCAGCCGCGAACTGGTGGCCGCCTTTGCCAACAACGGCATCTTCGATGTAGCGGCAGCTCCCAGCAGCCCACAGGCGGTCGCCGAGGCGGTGCGCACCGGCCGGGTCACCGCCGCCCTGGTCATTCCGCCGGAGTTTCGGCGCGATCTGGCCCGGGGCCAGACTCCCGAGGTGCAGCTACTGATCGATGGCGTCGACGCCAACACCGCCGGTATCGCCAATGGCTACGCAGGCCAGATCGTCCGGCAGTTCGGCTACACGCTGTCCGGCAATGTGCCTCCGGCGATCGACCCGATGGTGGCTATCCTCTACAACCCGGGCTTACGCAGCAGCTGGTTTTTTGTGCCCGGGGTCTTGGGTCTGGTGCTCACCCTCACTTCCTCGCTGGTCTCCTCGGCCACGGTCGTGCGCGAAAAGGACGTGGGCACCCTCGAACAGCTCCTCATGACCCCTGCGGCTGCCTGGGAGATTCTGCTCGCCAAACTGGCGCCGCTCTTTGTGCTGCTGGTGGGCGAGGCGCTGCTGGCTCTGGGGATCGCCCGCCTGGTCTTTGGGGTGCCCTTTCTCGGCAACTTTTTGCTGTTCATGGTCTTCACCAGCCTCTATATCTGTGTGGGTGTCGGCATCGGCATGATGCTCGCCACCGTCGCCCGCTCCCAGACCCAGGTGGTGCTCACCTCGTTTTTCGTCAACTTGCCTCTGATCCAGCTGTCGGGCGCCATCGCTCCCATCGAGACGATGCCCGAATTTTTTCAGGTCGTCTCGCTGGTCAACCCTTTGCGCCACTACATCGCCATCGTGCGGGGAATGCTCCTCAAGGGCGTCGGCTTCGAGGTGCTCTGGCCGAACGTGCTGGTGCTGGGAGCCGCCGCCTTTTTGCTGTTGGCAATCAGCGCCAACCGCTTCCGTAAACAACTGGAGTAG